One Candidatus Eisenbacteria bacterium DNA window includes the following coding sequences:
- a CDS encoding T9SS type A sorting domain-containing protein, giving the protein MATRIVQSAMILSMLAHLWTVPAMAGQRDFTFERYLSGGLPTLNAWIVEMNETTGYVLVNGCDSQGPSIPFTWNWGDNQVNDGWFPQDHTYADISRNYILTITAHYDGDETDSTQVLIRFVPPEIDPLPIPEEVAVSVPDSLVELTSRMPGYGIPDDLVFFGDEFFTVISRSAVEYLLSVTAFMQKGMVNDDLFQIDGGFRQVVLRDADFPGMYSLWYTSPVSFAAADYAFQGTVQWSSFMHEMGHNVTLNFPAGFYYGGKIDGCANAIYSETMAQIFQHATAYEMINQGEAYGLSDDLIFDIQQNAIQTIGVVRNAYERYISEGMNFASWNDPVTPEDETFDTFMTLAYKFCAHAEGAGEGYAGPAGRMTRLLSVFNEDLQQRYDQQNDTAEADTFRATLMVTAESFAFDTDLRDEFRDLNFPISDATYEELLVMAADVDEGDDIRYPCRVALACSPNPLQGQTEVWFQMPADGRVLLGVYDLRGREVCALADRVESPGWRRVSWNGMDGQGRPVASGVYLIRLKAGNQVGMAKVVVLR; this is encoded by the coding sequence ATGGCCACAAGAATTGTACAATCTGCGATGATATTGTCGATGCTGGCGCACCTTTGGACCGTGCCGGCAATGGCGGGGCAACGAGATTTCACATTCGAGCGGTACCTGTCAGGCGGTTTGCCGACGTTAAATGCGTGGATCGTCGAGATGAACGAGACGACGGGCTACGTGCTGGTGAACGGCTGCGACAGCCAGGGCCCTTCGATTCCGTTCACATGGAACTGGGGCGATAATCAGGTTAACGACGGTTGGTTCCCCCAGGACCACACCTACGCTGATATTTCAAGAAACTATATCCTCACGATAACCGCTCACTATGACGGCGATGAAACCGATTCGACGCAGGTTCTCATCCGGTTTGTCCCGCCGGAAATTGATCCACTTCCGATCCCTGAAGAGGTCGCCGTCTCTGTTCCCGATTCCCTCGTGGAACTGACCAGCCGAATGCCCGGTTACGGCATCCCCGACGATCTCGTTTTTTTTGGTGACGAGTTTTTCACCGTCATCTCCAGATCAGCTGTAGAGTATCTTCTCTCCGTCACGGCGTTCATGCAAAAAGGGATGGTGAACGATGACCTGTTCCAGATTGACGGCGGCTTCCGGCAGGTCGTCTTAAGGGATGCGGATTTCCCGGGGATGTATTCGCTCTGGTACACAAGTCCCGTCAGCTTCGCTGCCGCCGATTACGCCTTCCAGGGAACCGTGCAGTGGTCATCCTTTATGCATGAGATGGGACACAACGTAACCCTCAATTTCCCCGCAGGCTTCTATTACGGCGGGAAGATCGACGGATGTGCAAACGCCATTTATTCCGAGACGATGGCGCAGATCTTCCAGCATGCAACGGCCTATGAAATGATAAACCAGGGTGAGGCGTACGGATTGAGCGATGATCTCATCTTCGACATCCAACAGAACGCCATCCAGACGATTGGAGTTGTCAGGAACGCCTACGAACGGTACATCTCCGAAGGCATGAACTTCGCGTCGTGGAATGACCCGGTGACGCCGGAGGATGAAACCTTCGATACGTTTATGACGCTGGCTTACAAATTTTGCGCCCATGCGGAAGGGGCGGGTGAGGGTTATGCCGGACCCGCCGGACGGATGACACGGCTTCTCTCCGTCTTTAATGAAGACCTTCAACAAAGGTACGATCAGCAGAACGACACGGCCGAGGCCGACACTTTCCGGGCGACCCTCATGGTCACGGCTGAATCGTTCGCGTTCGATACCGATCTGCGCGACGAGTTCCGCGACCTCAATTTTCCGATCAGCGATGCGACGTACGAGGAACTCCTGGTGATGGCGGCGGATGTCGATGAAGGGGATGATATCCGCTATCCCTGCCGCGTCGCGCTGGCATGCTCACCGAATCCCCTCCAGGGCCAAACGGAAGTCTGGTTTCAGATGCCCGCCGACGGTCGCGTCTTGCTGGGCGTGTACGATCTGAGGGGGAGAGAGGTATGCGCTCTGGCGGACCGGGTGGAGTCCCCCGGATGGCGCAGGGTCTCCTGGAACGGTATGGATGGGCAGGGCCGCCCTGTCGCATCGGGCGTTTATCTCATCCGTCTGAAGGCCGGAAACCAGGTGGGTATGGCAAAGGTCGTCGTACTTCGTTGA
- a CDS encoding serine hydrolase, with protein MTIPPCPLWRRRLGAAALRTALVFLGLSTLWTHAIAAELTGHWVGSIELPGMKLEIDIDFAGSPGAWTGDITIPAQGARDLPLTAITLDGEAVSFAIADIPGEPTFKGMLNIDESTIAGDFTQEGQTFPFKLASRQGRGAAALASLEGFDAVVEKGLSDLKVPGIAVAILVGGEPILMKGYGLRDVEGNLPVTTETLFAIGSSTKAFTAFVLGTLVDEGKLEWDKPVYDYIPDFRLKDMEIGSRVTPRDLVTHRCGLPRHDLVWYNNTELSRKELVGRLAALEANKDLRQSWQYNNLAYLTAGYLAEVLTGQSWEDCVRERILQPLEMNTTNFSVEASQKSADYALGYREDEGQILRMPFRPITNMGPAGSINSSIDEMSHWVSLQLSQGMYKDAPLIQQATLADLQTPQMVIAAPPDPRHPELPQTSYAMGWFVQPYRGHYRLQHGGNIDGFTAHVSFLPQDGIGCVFLANKNDATLPVLLERVALDRIFNLEGRDWIGEFLTLKTQEEQAGKEAEEKAELIRVKGTKPSHPLSDYAGEYENPGYGVIQVDLRDKNLAVVINHIANPLEHWHYDVFNCVKDASDPVFEETKIQFTMNFKGNVDGLRIALEPLVEEIIFHRRPDARLSDPAFLAHLAGSYTLVDETIRFELKGNGLILVVPGQPPYELIPDRGTEFNLKGISGYSVTFILDKDDRVEEVRFNQPNGVFSAKPAAKR; from the coding sequence ATGACGATTCCCCCTTGCCCTCTTTGGCGGCGCCGCTTGGGCGCCGCAGCGCTCCGGACCGCCCTTGTTTTTCTCGGCCTTTCCACGCTGTGGACACACGCCATCGCCGCCGAGCTGACCGGCCATTGGGTCGGTTCGATCGAACTGCCCGGCATGAAGCTCGAGATCGATATCGATTTCGCCGGAAGCCCCGGCGCCTGGACCGGGGACATCACCATCCCGGCGCAGGGCGCGAGGGATCTCCCCCTGACCGCGATCACCCTCGATGGAGAGGCGGTCTCTTTCGCCATCGCGGATATCCCGGGCGAGCCGACCTTCAAGGGAATGTTAAACATCGATGAGTCAACCATCGCCGGAGACTTCACCCAGGAAGGGCAAACCTTCCCCTTCAAGCTCGCCAGCCGGCAAGGCCGGGGCGCGGCAGCCCTGGCTTCCCTCGAGGGTTTTGACGCCGTGGTGGAAAAGGGACTCAGCGACCTGAAGGTACCGGGGATCGCGGTCGCGATCCTGGTCGGAGGCGAGCCTATCCTCATGAAGGGGTATGGCCTGCGCGACGTTGAGGGGAATCTCCCGGTCACGACGGAAACCCTCTTCGCTATCGGCTCCTCGACCAAGGCCTTCACCGCCTTCGTCCTCGGCACCCTGGTGGACGAGGGGAAGCTGGAATGGGATAAGCCGGTCTATGATTACATCCCGGATTTCCGTCTGAAGGATATGGAGATCGGATCGAGGGTCACCCCCCGCGATCTGGTTACGCACCGCTGCGGGCTGCCGCGCCATGACCTGGTCTGGTACAACAACACGGAGCTGAGCCGGAAGGAACTCGTGGGCCGGCTCGCCGCCCTCGAGGCCAACAAAGACCTGCGCCAGAGCTGGCAGTACAATAATCTCGCCTATCTCACCGCCGGCTACCTGGCCGAAGTGCTGACCGGCCAGAGCTGGGAAGATTGTGTAAGAGAGCGGATCTTGCAACCGCTCGAAATGAACACCACCAACTTCTCGGTCGAGGCGTCGCAGAAAAGTGCGGATTACGCGCTCGGCTACCGGGAGGACGAGGGGCAGATCCTGCGCATGCCCTTCCGCCCCATCACAAACATGGGACCGGCCGGATCGATCAACTCCAGCATCGATGAGATGTCGCACTGGGTTTCGCTGCAGCTCTCGCAGGGAATGTATAAAGATGCGCCGCTGATCCAACAGGCGACCCTGGCGGATCTGCAGACGCCGCAGATGGTCATCGCGGCGCCGCCCGACCCGCGGCACCCGGAGCTTCCGCAGACGAGTTACGCTATGGGCTGGTTTGTACAACCGTATCGAGGGCACTACCGGCTGCAGCACGGCGGCAATATCGACGGTTTCACCGCGCATGTTTCCTTCCTCCCCCAGGACGGCATCGGATGCGTCTTCCTGGCGAATAAGAACGATGCAACCTTGCCGGTGTTGCTGGAAAGAGTCGCGCTCGACCGGATCTTCAACCTCGAGGGCCGCGACTGGATCGGGGAGTTTCTGACCCTGAAAACGCAGGAGGAGCAAGCCGGGAAGGAGGCGGAGGAAAAGGCCGAGCTGATCCGGGTCAAGGGGACCAAACCGTCGCATCCGCTGTCCGATTACGCGGGCGAATACGAGAACCCGGGATACGGCGTCATCCAGGTCGACCTGCGGGACAAGAACCTCGCCGTCGTGATCAACCACATCGCCAATCCGCTCGAGCACTGGCACTACGACGTCTTCAACTGCGTGAAAGACGCCTCCGACCCGGTCTTCGAGGAGACGAAGATCCAGTTCACAATGAACTTCAAAGGGAACGTCGACGGATTACGGATCGCGCTCGAGCCGTTGGTGGAAGAGATCATCTTTCACCGGCGGCCCGATGCCCGGCTCTCGGATCCCGCCTTCCTCGCCCACCTCGCCGGCTCTTACACATTGGTGGATGAGACCATCCGCTTCGAGTTGAAAGGAAACGGATTGATCCTGGTCGTCCCCGGCCAGCCCCCCTACGAGCTGATTCCGGACCGCGGCACCGAATTCAATCTCAAGGGGATTAGCGGATACAGCGTGACCTTCATCCTGGACAAGGATGACAGGGTGGAAGAAGTGCGTTTCAACCAGCCGAACGGTGTCTTCTCGGCCAAGCCGGCGGCGAAGAGGTGA
- the pgm gene encoding phosphoglucomutase (alpha-D-glucose-1,6-bisphosphate-dependent), whose amino-acid sequence MKVSPLAGKRPSPGMLVDVTKLVTAYYTETPDPAIPEQRVAFGTSGHRGSAFDRAFNERHILAITQAICLYRMRQQIDGPLFIGIDTHALSAPALAGALEVLAANEVDVMIAEGDEYTPTPAVSHAILMYNLGRKTGLADGIVITPSHNPPHDGGFKYNPPNGGPAETTVTGWIEAKANELLENNLRGVKRIPHEKALRASTTHRHNYLEAYISDLGSVIDMEVIRDAKINLGVDPLGGAGVHYWGRIAERYGLNLTVVNETVDPTFRFMTVDWDGQIRMDPSSPYAMESLIGLKDRFDIAFACDTDHDRHGIVTRGAGLLPPNHYLAVAIHYLFQHRPRWNERAAVGKTVVSSRMIDRVAARLGRKLHEVPVGFKWFVDGLLDGSLGFGGEESAGASFVRLNGGVWTTDKDGIVAALLAAEITARMGRNPGEIYQELTRELGEPVAERVEAPADRTQKEILKNLSAQQVRRSDLAGEKIQTILTQAPGNGASIGGLKVVTEGGWFAARPSGTEDIYKIYAESFRGKDHLHRIIEEAQAIVSDALAIVVRGAKASPGAKPEEKR is encoded by the coding sequence ATGAAAGTAAGTCCGCTGGCAGGAAAGCGGCCTTCACCCGGAATGCTGGTTGATGTGACGAAGTTGGTCACAGCTTACTATACGGAGACGCCTGATCCTGCCATTCCTGAGCAGCGCGTGGCGTTCGGTACATCCGGCCATCGCGGCTCCGCATTCGACAGGGCCTTCAATGAACGGCATATCCTAGCCATCACTCAGGCGATCTGCCTGTATCGAATGCGGCAGCAGATCGACGGTCCTCTCTTTATCGGCATCGATACGCATGCGCTCTCAGCGCCGGCGCTCGCGGGCGCGCTTGAAGTGCTTGCCGCCAACGAGGTGGATGTGATGATCGCGGAGGGTGACGAATACACACCGACACCGGCCGTTTCCCACGCGATTCTTATGTACAACCTGGGGCGCAAGACGGGACTTGCCGACGGCATCGTGATCACGCCGTCGCACAATCCGCCCCATGACGGCGGCTTTAAGTACAACCCACCCAATGGCGGTCCGGCGGAGACCACGGTGACCGGCTGGATCGAGGCCAAGGCGAATGAGCTCCTCGAGAATAACCTCCGGGGTGTGAAGAGGATTCCCCATGAGAAGGCTCTTCGCGCCTCAACGACCCATCGGCATAACTATCTCGAAGCGTATATCAGCGACCTCGGATCTGTGATCGACATGGAGGTCATCCGCGACGCGAAGATCAATCTGGGGGTGGATCCGCTCGGCGGCGCCGGCGTTCATTACTGGGGGCGGATTGCCGAACGCTACGGACTGAACTTGACCGTCGTCAATGAAACCGTCGATCCGACCTTCCGGTTCATGACGGTGGATTGGGACGGCCAGATCCGCATGGACCCCTCCTCGCCTTATGCAATGGAGAGCCTGATCGGTCTGAAAGATCGCTTCGATATCGCCTTCGCTTGCGACACCGACCATGACCGGCATGGGATCGTCACCCGAGGGGCGGGATTGCTGCCGCCCAACCACTACCTTGCCGTCGCCATCCATTATCTTTTTCAGCATCGGCCGCGGTGGAACGAGCGGGCGGCGGTGGGAAAAACAGTCGTGAGCAGCCGGATGATCGATCGCGTCGCTGCGCGGCTGGGGCGGAAGCTCCACGAGGTGCCGGTCGGTTTCAAGTGGTTCGTGGATGGTCTCCTCGACGGCTCGCTGGGTTTCGGCGGAGAAGAAAGCGCGGGAGCCTCTTTTGTTCGTCTGAACGGCGGCGTCTGGACGACGGACAAGGATGGTATCGTCGCGGCGCTGCTCGCCGCGGAGATCACGGCGCGGATGGGCCGCAATCCCGGCGAGATTTACCAGGAGCTGACGCGCGAGCTGGGTGAGCCTGTCGCGGAGCGCGTGGAGGCTCCGGCGGACCGCACGCAAAAGGAAATCCTGAAAAATCTATCGGCACAACAAGTCCGGCGTTCCGATCTGGCCGGGGAGAAGATCCAAACCATCCTCACGCAAGCGCCGGGGAACGGCGCTTCTATCGGTGGTTTGAAAGTCGTAACAGAGGGCGGATGGTTTGCGGCGCGTCCGTCGGGCACAGAGGATATTTATAAGATCTATGCGGAGAGTTTCCGTGGAAAGGATCATCTGCATCGGATCATTGAAGAAGCCCAGGCGATTGTCAGCGATGCCTTGGCGATAGTGGTGCGCGGGGCAAAGGCTTCGCCGGGCGCAAAGCCGGAGGAGAAACGATGA
- a CDS encoding VIT1/CCC1 transporter family protein produces MVPDIFHGLHPAAISASGHPAGHLRIPFPPDLRTEHTVAWDVRGSAQQGTIAAAYIAGGFVLLGPYFLFSNARTGLVFSAAATLAALAAFGYIKGRFTGTRLLRSAIQSMLIGALAAAAAFAIAKIIA; encoded by the coding sequence TTGGTCCCTGATATTTTCCACGGCCTTCATCCGGCCGCGATCTCTGCCTCTGGCCATCCGGCTGGCCATCTACGGATTCCATTTCCGCCGGATCTGCGAACTGAACATACGGTAGCATGGGATGTGCGCGGATCGGCTCAGCAGGGCACCATCGCCGCCGCGTATATTGCCGGAGGTTTTGTGCTGCTGGGGCCCTATTTTCTTTTCTCCAACGCGCGGACAGGTTTGGTATTCTCAGCAGCGGCGACCCTGGCGGCGCTGGCGGCATTTGGATATATAAAAGGTCGCTTCACTGGTACGCGACTGCTGCGCAGTGCGATTCAGAGCATGCTGATCGGCGCTCTCGCCGCAGCCGCAGCTTTCGCCATAGCCAAGATCATTGCATAG
- a CDS encoding B12-binding domain-containing radical SAM protein has product MNVLLIYPQFPDTFWSFKYALAFVRKKSGHQPLGLITVAALLPKAWNKRLIDTNVTGLTREDLAWADLALVSAMNIQRESALSLMTRCREAGVKVVAGGPLFTAEHETFEQVDHFVLNEAELTLPPFIRDFEDGCAKEIYSTKEFADLRQSPTPLWDLVDLRHYASMSIQYSRGCPFGCEFCNVTTLFGHRPRTKSAAQVIADLQHLYDRGWRRGVFIVDDNFIGNRKQLKQELLPALISWRRGRTGMPFNTEVSINLADDEELMAMMVAAGFETVFVGIETPDDSALRECNKAQNRNRDLVESVKQIQRAGLEVQGGFIVGFDSDTPSIFQRQIDFIQRSGVVTAMVGLLQAPHGTRLYERLKKEGRLIDEMSGDNTDGSTNVIPRMTMKTLKEGYERVLSHIYAPKPYYRRIRTFLKEYNPPKFAAHLDMNDLLAVCRCAYRLGIAGKGRKQYWSLIFSTAFIRPRSLPLAIRLAIYGFHFRRICELNIR; this is encoded by the coding sequence ATGAATGTATTACTGATTTACCCGCAGTTTCCCGACACCTTTTGGAGCTTTAAGTACGCGCTGGCCTTTGTGCGCAAGAAATCCGGTCACCAACCCCTTGGCTTGATCACCGTGGCGGCCCTGCTGCCGAAAGCTTGGAACAAACGCCTGATCGATACCAACGTTACCGGCCTGACCCGGGAAGACCTCGCCTGGGCCGATCTGGCTCTGGTCAGCGCGATGAACATCCAGCGCGAATCGGCCCTCTCCCTGATGACGCGCTGCAGAGAGGCCGGTGTCAAAGTTGTTGCGGGGGGGCCGCTCTTCACCGCTGAGCATGAGACCTTCGAACAGGTTGATCATTTCGTTCTCAATGAGGCCGAGTTGACCTTGCCCCCCTTCATCCGGGATTTCGAGGACGGCTGCGCCAAAGAGATCTACAGCACGAAAGAGTTCGCTGATCTCCGGCAATCGCCCACGCCCCTATGGGATCTCGTCGATTTGAGACATTACGCATCAATGAGCATTCAGTACTCCCGAGGCTGCCCCTTTGGTTGTGAGTTCTGCAATGTCACCACCTTGTTCGGCCATCGTCCCCGCACCAAATCAGCGGCGCAGGTCATCGCTGATCTTCAACACTTGTATGACCGGGGCTGGCGCCGGGGAGTCTTCATTGTCGACGACAACTTCATCGGCAATCGCAAACAACTCAAGCAGGAGCTCCTGCCGGCGCTGATCAGCTGGCGCCGGGGACGAACCGGCATGCCCTTCAATACGGAAGTCTCCATTAATCTGGCTGACGATGAGGAACTGATGGCCATGATGGTGGCGGCTGGTTTCGAAACGGTGTTTGTAGGGATCGAAACGCCCGATGATAGTGCCTTGCGCGAGTGCAACAAGGCTCAAAACCGGAACCGCGACCTGGTTGAAAGCGTCAAGCAGATACAGCGCGCCGGTCTCGAGGTGCAGGGAGGGTTCATCGTCGGCTTCGACAGTGATACGCCTTCGATTTTCCAGCGTCAGATCGATTTCATCCAGCGCAGCGGCGTCGTCACGGCCATGGTGGGCCTGCTCCAGGCGCCCCATGGAACACGACTTTATGAGCGCTTGAAGAAGGAGGGGCGCCTGATTGATGAGATGTCCGGGGATAACACCGATGGATCCACGAATGTTATACCACGGATGACGATGAAGACGCTGAAGGAAGGATACGAGCGCGTCCTGTCTCACATCTACGCGCCGAAACCTTACTACAGGCGCATCCGGACCTTCTTGAAGGAATACAATCCCCCCAAATTCGCCGCCCATCTCGATATGAACGACCTGCTGGCGGTCTGCCGCTGCGCCTATCGACTGGGCATCGCCGGAAAGGGGCGCAAGCAGTATTGGTCCCTGATATTTTCCACGGCCTTCATCCGGCCGCGATCTCTGCCTCTGGCCATCCGGCTGGCCATCTACGGATTCCATTTCCGCCGGATCTGCGAACTGAACATACGGTAG
- a CDS encoding response regulator transcription factor encodes MTRIRVLLIEDNRLLREGITAMLNEQPDIKAVATTGNGDALTKARKLKPQVVLLDTGLRSQNSVRVVHSIKTELPETQVIVMDLIPVQVDVVTFVKAGVSGFILKDASLDDFLHTIREVATGKKVLPPPLAGSLFSQIVEHAIQHGNPDQLLRAVRLTKREREVMDQIAGGKSNKEIAAKLHIAVHTVKSHVHNILEKLALHTRLELASFAHRERLTEIPADRPPAESAGPIHPKD; translated from the coding sequence ATGACCAGGATTCGGGTACTGCTGATCGAAGACAATCGCCTGCTGCGCGAAGGGATCACGGCCATGCTCAATGAACAGCCCGACATTAAGGCCGTGGCAACGACCGGCAATGGAGATGCTTTAACAAAGGCGAGGAAACTGAAGCCCCAAGTGGTCCTGCTGGATACCGGTCTAAGGAGCCAGAACAGCGTGCGCGTGGTGCATTCGATCAAGACGGAGTTGCCTGAGACTCAAGTGATCGTGATGGACCTGATCCCTGTCCAGGTTGACGTCGTTACCTTCGTCAAGGCCGGCGTTTCGGGATTCATTCTCAAGGATGCCAGTCTTGATGACTTCCTGCATACCATCAGGGAAGTCGCCACCGGCAAGAAGGTTCTGCCGCCGCCTCTGGCGGGCTCGCTCTTTTCCCAGATCGTGGAGCACGCGATCCAACATGGAAACCCGGACCAGTTGCTGCGGGCGGTCAGGCTGACCAAGCGGGAACGCGAGGTCATGGATCAGATTGCCGGTGGAAAGAGCAACAAAGAGATCGCCGCCAAACTCCACATCGCGGTCCATACGGTCAAGAGCCATGTCCATAATATTCTGGAGAAACTGGCCTTGCATACGCGCTTGGAGCTGGCCAGCTTTGCCCACCGAGAGCGGCTGACCGAAATCCCCGCGGATCGTCCACCGGCGGAATCTGCCGGACCCATCCACCCAAAGGACTAG
- a CDS encoding RNB domain-containing ribonuclease: MGPGEAKGEFKRRMEQVHLGERIVGMETFDRMTDRQEIRRRGLEPDFPAPALPGGGVKVMVAVADVSTLVPSGSAVDAHAAANTTSIYTPPQNFPMLPERLSTDLMTQRLVKTAAACLLDRRIGHLFDGVVTGTSPKGTWARIFNPPVEGRITEGMQGLDVGDRVRVKLIHTDPERGFIDFARAGRENHS; this comes from the coding sequence ATGGGTCCCGGAGAAGCAAAGGGCGAGTTCAAGAGACGCATGGAACAAGTCCACCTCGGCGAACGCATCGTTGGTATGGAAACATTTGACCGCATGACGGATCGGCAGGAAATACGCCGGCGCGGGCTCGAACCCGATTTTCCGGCCCCGGCGCTCCCGGGAGGCGGCGTCAAGGTGATGGTGGCCGTTGCTGATGTCAGCACCCTGGTGCCATCGGGCTCGGCGGTGGATGCGCATGCCGCCGCCAACACGACCTCGATCTACACACCGCCCCAGAATTTTCCCATGCTGCCGGAGCGGTTGAGCACGGATCTCATGACGCAAAGGCTGGTCAAGACGGCGGCAGCCTGCCTGCTTGATCGTCGAATCGGACACCTGTTCGACGGCGTCGTCACCGGCACCTCTCCCAAGGGGACGTGGGCGCGCATCTTCAACCCACCGGTGGAGGGGCGCATCACCGAAGGAATGCAGGGGCTCGATGTGGGGGATCGGGTGCGGGTGAAGCTCATCCACACCGATCCGGAGCGCGGCTTTATCGATTTCGCCCGCGCTGGGAGGGAGAATCACTCATGA
- a CDS encoding J domain-containing protein, translated as MKTHYEILGVASSATPAEIKKAYRTLALKYHPDRNPDDKSAEEKFKELAGSYEILSDPEKRREYDDTLAGRAPSGTGQGGPFGADGSATYASDAPSMSIDEILRRFGGIFGGEFGETIHRSRGAARPGYDAEVQLEVDFRTAALGGKVSVSLSSAVACPRCRGRGAVGDHPECTTCRGSGRVTAQSRDKGQFFTMTRPCAACHGTGVDPAKECPECRGEGTVERTRTLNITIPEGTKDKAILSLKGLGGAGTGGGPSGDLLVHVNVRPDPVFRREENDIHSEVPVPAATAALGGKAPMQTLRGRVQLAIPPGTSSGAQLRLRGQGIRGGDHVARVMITVPGKLTSKQRELFEALGKCGA; from the coding sequence ATGAAGACCCACTACGAGATCCTTGGTGTTGCGAGCTCCGCCACCCCCGCGGAAATCAAGAAGGCGTACCGCACCCTCGCCCTCAAATACCATCCGGACAGAAACCCTGATGACAAGAGCGCCGAGGAAAAGTTCAAGGAACTGGCCGGATCTTACGAGATTCTCTCCGATCCGGAGAAGCGCCGAGAGTATGACGACACCTTGGCGGGCCGGGCGCCATCCGGAACCGGACAAGGCGGCCCCTTCGGGGCTGACGGATCGGCCACTTACGCGTCGGATGCGCCGTCGATGTCGATCGACGAGATCCTGCGCCGTTTCGGCGGCATTTTCGGCGGAGAGTTCGGCGAGACGATCCACCGCTCGCGCGGCGCGGCCCGCCCCGGGTATGATGCCGAGGTCCAACTCGAGGTCGACTTCCGCACGGCGGCCCTGGGGGGAAAGGTTTCTGTCTCACTCTCAAGCGCGGTCGCCTGCCCGCGCTGCCGTGGACGGGGCGCCGTGGGTGACCATCCGGAATGTACAACATGCCGGGGGAGTGGGCGGGTCACCGCGCAGTCCCGGGATAAGGGGCAGTTCTTTACCATGACCCGCCCCTGCGCGGCCTGTCACGGCACCGGCGTCGATCCCGCTAAGGAATGCCCGGAGTGCCGCGGCGAGGGCACGGTCGAACGAACGCGCACGCTCAACATCACCATTCCGGAAGGAACGAAGGATAAGGCGATTCTCAGCCTTAAGGGACTGGGGGGCGCCGGGACGGGGGGTGGTCCGTCAGGGGATCTTTTGGTCCATGTCAATGTACGCCCCGATCCGGTCTTCCGCCGCGAGGAGAATGATATTCACTCAGAGGTCCCGGTTCCCGCGGCCACCGCGGCCCTCGGAGGCAAAGCGCCGATGCAGACCCTTCGCGGGCGGGTCCAGCTGGCCATCCCGCCGGGAACCTCATCCGGCGCGCAACTCAGGCTGCGGGGCCAGGGTATCCGTGGAGGGGATCATGTCGCGCGGGTCATGATCACCGTGCCCGGGAAACTGACCTCGAAACAGCGGGAGCTGTTCGAGGCGCTGGGAAAGTGCGGGGCGTGA
- a CDS encoding response regulator: MRKKNMESHPKSDVQMKEKFRVLLAEDDNEMCRLIASVLRKDGYHVTQCSNGINLLSHLTSYVNETNEEHYDVIISDIRMPGLTGMEVVEGLHRIPKAPPMILITAFGDAETHAAALRQGAVALLDKPFDMESLLDQVRSLLPGQPAASTGS; encoded by the coding sequence ATGCGAAAGAAGAATATGGAGTCCCATCCGAAATCAGATGTGCAAATGAAAGAGAAGTTCCGGGTCCTCCTCGCTGAGGATGATAACGAGATGTGTCGTCTGATTGCCTCGGTGCTGCGCAAGGATGGCTACCATGTCACCCAGTGCAGTAACGGGATTAATCTCCTGAGCCACCTGACGTCCTATGTCAACGAGACCAATGAAGAGCACTACGACGTCATCATCTCTGACATCCGGATGCCTGGCTTGACGGGGATGGAGGTTGTGGAAGGGCTCCATCGGATCCCAAAAGCGCCCCCCATGATTTTGATCACCGCTTTCGGCGACGCGGAAACCCATGCAGCGGCGTTGCGACAGGGCGCCGTGGCATTGTTAGACAAACCGTTTGATATGGAATCGCTTCTGGATCAGGTCCGATCTCTGCTCCCCGGTCAACCGGCCGCATCCACCGGAAGCTGA
- a CDS encoding YkgJ family cysteine cluster protein encodes MEIHGGREADATGIGDPLPTANACLSCGACCATYHVAFYYGETDDLTPGGVPAEWTEAAGPFLACMKGTSTFPVRCIALEGNIGVSVHCAIYPRRPSACRVFHVDWDGASMRGDEDSYRRCTLSRAAWGFPPLQGVIIEPVGVPESPLPDPSPGTTPIPRKAA; translated from the coding sequence ATGGAGATTCACGGGGGGCGGGAGGCGGATGCGACGGGCATTGGGGATCCTCTTCCCACCGCCAATGCCTGCCTTTCCTGCGGCGCCTGCTGCGCCACCTATCATGTCGCCTTCTATTACGGTGAAACCGACGATCTAACCCCGGGTGGGGTCCCCGCGGAATGGACCGAGGCGGCCGGCCCTTTTCTCGCCTGCATGAAGGGAACGTCGACTTTTCCCGTCCGCTGCATCGCCCTTGAGGGGAACATCGGCGTGTCGGTCCATTGCGCGATTTATCCGCGGCGGCCCAGCGCCTGCCGGGTCTTCCACGTCGATTGGGACGGCGCCTCCATGCGGGGGGATGAGGATTCCTACCGGCGGTGTACATTAAGCCGGGCTGCCTGGGGATTCCCGCCGCTGCAGGGGGTGATCATCGAGCCCGTGGGTGTGCCGGAATCGCCGTTGCCTGATCCCTCGCCTGGAACCACTCCCATCCCCCGGAAAGCGGCCTGA